One region of Pangasianodon hypophthalmus isolate fPanHyp1 chromosome 15, fPanHyp1.pri, whole genome shotgun sequence genomic DNA includes:
- the ubap2a gene encoding ubiquitin-associated protein 2a isoform X1 has product MDNKMWCYLTKKNTMTFISHLWKESPAAVLCNVQSVFRHRKVFRTEGLLFGLINFRRKTKRETGEIFLFCTYILLYILYMMTSLGGDRARGTREKVLPTSTQTTQPQKQLQATVEQIRLAQMIYDKNDADFEDKVNQLMEVTGKNQDECMVALHDCNEDVNRAINFLLEGTSDTTSWETVGKKKSLGKDGISSESKENKENREKKGEKESSKARGGANRRGKGASRNRPVRVEENGVDSAPVDKGSDRGRRGKGRVSGGRGRGRAPGASRFTAQGMGTFNPADYTMDSGTTNSHADVWESGTNDASDGTVAWRNTLEDWAAEDWTEDVSLAETKVFTSSCAPPAENHITPGQSLDLASLLQKPAGREELENLKPASSQGLGHSLVFTNSHHQPTRNGGTTTGTTSYAHATLSSVLGSGFGELGGPKLGQTAGQQILEQLKGPGLGQLTSQPPSSGDNCAPVGGLGGTGMSVPSSSWDIKPPGTQSSASLPSQFSREFKMQPEPSLVLSQLSQRQQSSLSNTGSLSLARQPSPPPQNGPSANQATLEAFSKAPEPSQSHVAPPQAADSQVNSTQHRQIKTQKRRITPTSKIPSTAVEMPGSADVSGLNVQFGALDFGSESALPDFGQAENCNSEATREAAVPVAQTQSSLYSKPISSESLASPVPLLLPLASSDSIYPPPSVPLPSLAPSLTTPSAASVPTSTSSSSSSSSSSSSVASSAGNSFDCGVAPHSRLTFSQSKESSGPVTNGFNGVRTSAALDSTSSSSTPKPESPSLGSSTSVAPSAPLSLLPPSVTPHSSTLSSLAPELPSATLPSLSSSHVSSGLSSVSALGTSSSLTYTNVDSVNSLAASSVAFSSASVSALSSNSVSSAGSSSLHSAALGLSGNGTTAPSAIRTAPLLSSSTGKAPPNLSQGVPPLLPNQYIMGPGGLLPAYPQIYGYEDLHMLQSRLPMDYYGITFPGPTATLSSRDGSLANNPYSGEVTKFGRGDSTSPAPPTTLSAAHAPQAAQPPQAQSQGQSQPQPQAHHSTQQAFLNPALPPGYSYTGLPYYPGVPGMPSAFQYGPTMFVPPASAKQHGMGLSNPSTPFQQPSGYSQHTFSSGYDDLTQGPAGAEYSKGYSNSSQTQAKSAASGPGKGVSVTSSNSGVPDISGTVYNKTQSFDKQGFHAGTPPPFNLPSALGGTGPLNPGGAPGYAPAPFLHILPAHQQPHSQLLHHHLTQDGQGGPNQRNQSSSMQQKTQVNKSNYGSSPYWGN; this is encoded by the exons atGGATAACAAAATGTGGTGTTATTTGACCAAGAAAAACACGATGACGTTTATTtcgcatttatggaaggagtctccagcggcAGTGTTGTGTAACGTTCAGTCAGTTTTCAGACAccggaaagtcttcaggacagagggatTATTATtcggtcttattaacttcaggagaaagacaaaaagagagactggtgag aTTTTTCTATTTTGTACATACATTcttttgtatatactgtatatgatgacCTCGCTGGGCGGCGACCGAGCCCGGGGCACTCGGGAGAAAGTGCTGCCCACATCCACACAGACCACACAGCCACAGAAACAGcttcag gctACAGTCGAACAGATCCGACTTGCCCAGATGATTTACGATAAGAATGATGCAGATTTTGAAGATAAAGTCAACCAG ctcATGGAGGTGACGGGGAAGAACCAGGATGAGTGCATGGTCGCTCTTCATGACTGTAATGAGGATGTCAACAGAGCCATCAACTTCCTGTTGGAGGGGACCTCTGACAcg ACCTCTTGGGAGACGGTGGGTAAGAAGAAAAGCCTTGGAAAAGACGGCATTTCCTCAGAGAGCAAGGAGAACAAGGAGAATCGGGAGAAGAAAGGCGAGAAAGAGAGCAGCAAAGCTCGTGGAGGAGCAAACCGGAGAGGAAAGGGGGCCAGTCGTAATCGGCCGG TGAGGGTTGAGGAGAATGGAGTGGATTCCGCACCGGTGGATAAAGGATCTGACCGTGGCCGCAGGGGGAAAGGACGAG tGTCTGGAGGCAGAGGGAGAGGCCGTGCCCCAGGGGCCAGCAGGTTCACAGCACAGGGAATGGG GACCTTTAACCCAGCGGACTACACTATGGACAGTGGCACGACTAACTCGCATGCTGACGTCTGGGAATCCGGGACCAACGATGCCTCAGATGGAACAG TGGCATGGCGCAACACTCTGGAAGACTgggcagctgaagattggacTGAGGATGTGAGT CTCGCAGAGACCAAAGTGTTCACCTCCTCATGTGCACCTCCAGCTGAGAACCATATCACACCTGGCCAAAG TCTGGACCTGGCGTCTCTGCTGCAGAAGCCTGCTGGCAGGGAAGAGTTGGAGAATCTGAAGCCAGCCTCGTCTCAAGGGCTCGGCCACAGCCTCGTCTTCACCAACTCCCACCACCAGCCCACACGCAACGGAGGCACCACCACTGGCACTACCAGCTACGCACATGCCACCCTG TCCTCAGTTCTGGGTTCTGGATTTGGGGAGCTGGGTGGCCCTAAGCTGGGACAGACTGCTGGACAACAGATACTGGAACAACTGAAGGGACCAGGTCTTGGGCAGCTTACATCCCAGCCTCCTAGCTCGGGGGACAACTGTGCCCCTGTAGGGGGACTGGGGGGTACAGGTATGTCTGTTCCCTCTTCATCCTGGGATATCAAACCTCCTGGAACACAGAGCTCTGCCTCACTGCCCTCCCAATTCAGTC GGGAGTTTAAGATGCAACCAGAGCCTTCGTTGGTGCTAAGCCAGCTGAGCCAGCGGCAGCAGAGCTCTCTGAGCAACACGGGATCTCTATCGCTGGCGAGGCAGCCCAGTCCTCCACCGCAGAATGGCCCGTCGGCCAACCAGGCTACTCTGGAGGCCTTCTCCAAAGCACCAGAGCCTTCTCAATCCCACGTGGCCCCTCCGCAGGCTGCAGACTCGCAGGTCAACAGCACGCAGCACCGGCAGATTAAGACACAGAAACGAAGGATAACTCCCACATCTAAG ATTCCGTCCACTGCGGTGGAGATGCCTGGCTCGGCAGATGTTTCTGGGCTCAATGTACAATTTGGCGCTCTGGATTTTGGCTCGGAGTCAGCATTGCCAGACTTTGGCCAGGCTGAAAACTGCAACAGTGAAGCTACGCGAGAAGCTGCTGTGCCCGTTGCTCAGACTCAAAGCAGCCTCTACTCCAAACCTATCAG CAGTGAATCTCTGGCCAGTCCTGTCCCATTGCTGCTGCCTCTGGCCTCCTCTGACAGCATCTACCCACCTCCCTCTGTGCCTCTACCCAGTCTCGCTCCCTCCCTTACCACCCCCAGTGCTGCCTCAGTGCCCACCTCTACCTCCTCATCTTCCTCgtcctcctcttcatcttcatcagtgGCATCCTCAGCTGGGAACAGCTTTGACTGTGGAGTGGCTCCTCACTCACGACTGACCTTCTCCCAGAGCAAGGAGTCCTCTGGACCTGTGACA AATGGTTTTAATGGTGTAAGGACCTCTGCTGCTCTAGACT CCACATCGAGTTCCTCCACTCCAAAGCCAGAGTCTCCGTCTTTAGGCAGTAGCACCAGTGTTGCACCTTCTGCCCCGTTGTCTCTATTACCCCCTTCAGTTACGCCCCACAGCTCAACTCTATCCAGCCTGGCACCTGAACTGCCCTCTGCAACCCTCCCATCTCTCAGCAG TAGCCATGTGAGCAGTGGGCTTTCCTCAGTATCAGCCCTCGGTACCAGCTCTTCACTAACG TACACTAATGTGGACAGTGTGAATTCTCTGGCTGCGTCGTCAGTGGCGTTCTCCTCCGCGTCAGTCTCGGCTCTTTCCAGTAACAGTGTGAGCAGTGCAGGAAGCAGCAGCCTGCACTCAGCAGCTCTCGGGCTCAGTGGGAATGGAACCACCGCACCCTCAGCCATCAGGACCGCACCCCTGCTTTCTTCTTCTACTG GAAAAGCGCCCCCTAACTTGTCTCAGGGGGTTCCTCCGCTGCTACCCAACCAGTATATCATGGGGCCTGGAGGCCTCCTGCCTGCATACCCG CAAATCTATGGCTATGAAGACCTCCACATGCTGCAGTCCAGGCTACCAATG GATTACTACGGAATCACATTTCCAGGACCCACCGCAACCCTGTCCAGCAGAGATGGGAGCCTAGCCAATAATCCTTACTCAG GTGAAGTGACTAAGTTTGGCAGGGGCGACTCCACCTCACCTGCACCCCCTACTACCCTGTCAGCAGCTCACGCTCCCCAGGCAGCTCAGCCCCCACAGGCGCAGAGCCAAGGCCAGAGCCAGCCTCAGCCGCAGGCCCACCACAGCACCCAGCAGGCCTTCCTCAACCCAGCTCTGCCCCCTGGCTACAGCTACACGGGCTTGCCCTACTACCCAGGTGTGCCCGGCATGCCCAGCGCCTTCCAGTACGGCCCCACCATGTTTGTACCTCCTGCTTCTGCTAAGCAGCATGGCATGGGCCTGAGCAACCCCTCCACACCATTCCAGCAGCCCAGTGGTTACAGCCAGCACACCTTTAGCTCAG GGTATGATGACCTGACGCAAGGCCCAGCGGGAGCAGAATACAGTAAAGGGTACAGCAACAGCTCTCAGACACAGGCCAAATCTGCTGCTTCTGGCCCAGGAAAAG GTGTCTCAGTGACATCCAGTAACTCTGGCGTGCCCGACATCAGCGGAACTGTTTACAACAAGACTCAG TCCTTTGATAAACAGGGTTTCCATGCTGGCACACCACCTCCCTTCAACCTGCCCTCGGCTCTAGGGGGTACAGGACCTCTGAACCCCGGCGGTGCCCCTGGTTACGCTCCAGCTCCGTTCCTGCATATCCtgcctgctcaccagcagcccCACTCTCAGCTGCTGCACCACCACCTCACCCAGGACGGACAG gGTGGGCCGAATCAGAGGAACCAGAGCAGCAGCATGCAGCAGAAGACCCAGGTCAACAAATCCAACTACGGCAGCTCTCCCTACTGGGGCAATTAA
- the ubap2a gene encoding ubiquitin-associated protein 2a isoform X3, with protein sequence MDNKMWCYLTKKNTMTFISHLWKESPAAVLCNVQSVFRHRKVFRTEGLLFGLINFRRKTKRETGEIFLFCTYILLYILYMMTSLGGDRARGTREKVLPTSTQTTQPQKQLQATVEQIRLAQMIYDKNDADFEDKVNQLMEVTGKNQDECMVALHDCNEDVNRAINFLLEGTSDTTSWETVGKKKSLGKDGISSESKENKENREKKGEKESSKARGGANRRGKGASRNRPVRVEENGVDSAPVDKGSDRGRRGKGRVSGGRGRGRAPGASRFTAQGMGTFNPADYTMDSGTTNSHADVWESGTNDASDGTVAWRNTLEDWAAEDWTEDLAETKVFTSSCAPPAENHITPGQSLDLASLLQKPAGREELENLKPASSQGLGHSLVFTNSHHQPTRNGGTTTGTTSYAHATLSSVLGSGFGELGGPKLGQTAGQQILEQLKGPGLGQLTSQPPSSGDNCAPVGGLGGTGMSVPSSSWDIKPPGTQSSASLPSQFSREFKMQPEPSLVLSQLSQRQQSSLSNTGSLSLARQPSPPPQNGPSANQATLEAFSKAPEPSQSHVAPPQAADSQVNSTQHRQIKTQKRRITPTSKIPSTAVEMPGSADVSGLNVQFGALDFGSESALPDFGQAENCNSEATREAAVPVAQTQSSLYSKPISSESLASPVPLLLPLASSDSIYPPPSVPLPSLAPSLTTPSAASVPTSTSSSSSSSSSSSSVASSAGNSFDCGVAPHSRLTFSQSKESSGPVTNGFNGVRTSAALDSTSSSSTPKPESPSLGSSTSVAPSAPLSLLPPSVTPHSSTLSSLAPELPSATLPSLSSSHVSSGLSSVSALGTSSSLTYTNVDSVNSLAASSVAFSSASVSALSSNSVSSAGSSSLHSAALGLSGNGTTAPSAIRTAPLLSSSTGKAPPNLSQGVPPLLPNQYIMGPGGLLPAYPQIYGYEDLHMLQSRLPMDYYGITFPGPTATLSSRDGSLANNPYSGEVTKFGRGDSTSPAPPTTLSAAHAPQAAQPPQAQSQGQSQPQPQAHHSTQQAFLNPALPPGYSYTGLPYYPGVPGMPSAFQYGPTMFVPPASAKQHGMGLSNPSTPFQQPSGYSQHTFSSGYDDLTQGPAGAEYSKGYSNSSQTQAKSAASGPGKGVSVTSSNSGVPDISGTVYNKTQSFDKQGFHAGTPPPFNLPSALGGTGPLNPGGAPGYAPAPFLHILPAHQQPHSQLLHHHLTQDGQGGPNQRNQSSSMQQKTQVNKSNYGSSPYWGN encoded by the exons atGGATAACAAAATGTGGTGTTATTTGACCAAGAAAAACACGATGACGTTTATTtcgcatttatggaaggagtctccagcggcAGTGTTGTGTAACGTTCAGTCAGTTTTCAGACAccggaaagtcttcaggacagagggatTATTATtcggtcttattaacttcaggagaaagacaaaaagagagactggtgag aTTTTTCTATTTTGTACATACATTcttttgtatatactgtatatgatgacCTCGCTGGGCGGCGACCGAGCCCGGGGCACTCGGGAGAAAGTGCTGCCCACATCCACACAGACCACACAGCCACAGAAACAGcttcag gctACAGTCGAACAGATCCGACTTGCCCAGATGATTTACGATAAGAATGATGCAGATTTTGAAGATAAAGTCAACCAG ctcATGGAGGTGACGGGGAAGAACCAGGATGAGTGCATGGTCGCTCTTCATGACTGTAATGAGGATGTCAACAGAGCCATCAACTTCCTGTTGGAGGGGACCTCTGACAcg ACCTCTTGGGAGACGGTGGGTAAGAAGAAAAGCCTTGGAAAAGACGGCATTTCCTCAGAGAGCAAGGAGAACAAGGAGAATCGGGAGAAGAAAGGCGAGAAAGAGAGCAGCAAAGCTCGTGGAGGAGCAAACCGGAGAGGAAAGGGGGCCAGTCGTAATCGGCCGG TGAGGGTTGAGGAGAATGGAGTGGATTCCGCACCGGTGGATAAAGGATCTGACCGTGGCCGCAGGGGGAAAGGACGAG tGTCTGGAGGCAGAGGGAGAGGCCGTGCCCCAGGGGCCAGCAGGTTCACAGCACAGGGAATGGG GACCTTTAACCCAGCGGACTACACTATGGACAGTGGCACGACTAACTCGCATGCTGACGTCTGGGAATCCGGGACCAACGATGCCTCAGATGGAACAG TGGCATGGCGCAACACTCTGGAAGACTgggcagctgaagattggacTGAGGAT CTCGCAGAGACCAAAGTGTTCACCTCCTCATGTGCACCTCCAGCTGAGAACCATATCACACCTGGCCAAAG TCTGGACCTGGCGTCTCTGCTGCAGAAGCCTGCTGGCAGGGAAGAGTTGGAGAATCTGAAGCCAGCCTCGTCTCAAGGGCTCGGCCACAGCCTCGTCTTCACCAACTCCCACCACCAGCCCACACGCAACGGAGGCACCACCACTGGCACTACCAGCTACGCACATGCCACCCTG TCCTCAGTTCTGGGTTCTGGATTTGGGGAGCTGGGTGGCCCTAAGCTGGGACAGACTGCTGGACAACAGATACTGGAACAACTGAAGGGACCAGGTCTTGGGCAGCTTACATCCCAGCCTCCTAGCTCGGGGGACAACTGTGCCCCTGTAGGGGGACTGGGGGGTACAGGTATGTCTGTTCCCTCTTCATCCTGGGATATCAAACCTCCTGGAACACAGAGCTCTGCCTCACTGCCCTCCCAATTCAGTC GGGAGTTTAAGATGCAACCAGAGCCTTCGTTGGTGCTAAGCCAGCTGAGCCAGCGGCAGCAGAGCTCTCTGAGCAACACGGGATCTCTATCGCTGGCGAGGCAGCCCAGTCCTCCACCGCAGAATGGCCCGTCGGCCAACCAGGCTACTCTGGAGGCCTTCTCCAAAGCACCAGAGCCTTCTCAATCCCACGTGGCCCCTCCGCAGGCTGCAGACTCGCAGGTCAACAGCACGCAGCACCGGCAGATTAAGACACAGAAACGAAGGATAACTCCCACATCTAAG ATTCCGTCCACTGCGGTGGAGATGCCTGGCTCGGCAGATGTTTCTGGGCTCAATGTACAATTTGGCGCTCTGGATTTTGGCTCGGAGTCAGCATTGCCAGACTTTGGCCAGGCTGAAAACTGCAACAGTGAAGCTACGCGAGAAGCTGCTGTGCCCGTTGCTCAGACTCAAAGCAGCCTCTACTCCAAACCTATCAG CAGTGAATCTCTGGCCAGTCCTGTCCCATTGCTGCTGCCTCTGGCCTCCTCTGACAGCATCTACCCACCTCCCTCTGTGCCTCTACCCAGTCTCGCTCCCTCCCTTACCACCCCCAGTGCTGCCTCAGTGCCCACCTCTACCTCCTCATCTTCCTCgtcctcctcttcatcttcatcagtgGCATCCTCAGCTGGGAACAGCTTTGACTGTGGAGTGGCTCCTCACTCACGACTGACCTTCTCCCAGAGCAAGGAGTCCTCTGGACCTGTGACA AATGGTTTTAATGGTGTAAGGACCTCTGCTGCTCTAGACT CCACATCGAGTTCCTCCACTCCAAAGCCAGAGTCTCCGTCTTTAGGCAGTAGCACCAGTGTTGCACCTTCTGCCCCGTTGTCTCTATTACCCCCTTCAGTTACGCCCCACAGCTCAACTCTATCCAGCCTGGCACCTGAACTGCCCTCTGCAACCCTCCCATCTCTCAGCAG TAGCCATGTGAGCAGTGGGCTTTCCTCAGTATCAGCCCTCGGTACCAGCTCTTCACTAACG TACACTAATGTGGACAGTGTGAATTCTCTGGCTGCGTCGTCAGTGGCGTTCTCCTCCGCGTCAGTCTCGGCTCTTTCCAGTAACAGTGTGAGCAGTGCAGGAAGCAGCAGCCTGCACTCAGCAGCTCTCGGGCTCAGTGGGAATGGAACCACCGCACCCTCAGCCATCAGGACCGCACCCCTGCTTTCTTCTTCTACTG GAAAAGCGCCCCCTAACTTGTCTCAGGGGGTTCCTCCGCTGCTACCCAACCAGTATATCATGGGGCCTGGAGGCCTCCTGCCTGCATACCCG CAAATCTATGGCTATGAAGACCTCCACATGCTGCAGTCCAGGCTACCAATG GATTACTACGGAATCACATTTCCAGGACCCACCGCAACCCTGTCCAGCAGAGATGGGAGCCTAGCCAATAATCCTTACTCAG GTGAAGTGACTAAGTTTGGCAGGGGCGACTCCACCTCACCTGCACCCCCTACTACCCTGTCAGCAGCTCACGCTCCCCAGGCAGCTCAGCCCCCACAGGCGCAGAGCCAAGGCCAGAGCCAGCCTCAGCCGCAGGCCCACCACAGCACCCAGCAGGCCTTCCTCAACCCAGCTCTGCCCCCTGGCTACAGCTACACGGGCTTGCCCTACTACCCAGGTGTGCCCGGCATGCCCAGCGCCTTCCAGTACGGCCCCACCATGTTTGTACCTCCTGCTTCTGCTAAGCAGCATGGCATGGGCCTGAGCAACCCCTCCACACCATTCCAGCAGCCCAGTGGTTACAGCCAGCACACCTTTAGCTCAG GGTATGATGACCTGACGCAAGGCCCAGCGGGAGCAGAATACAGTAAAGGGTACAGCAACAGCTCTCAGACACAGGCCAAATCTGCTGCTTCTGGCCCAGGAAAAG GTGTCTCAGTGACATCCAGTAACTCTGGCGTGCCCGACATCAGCGGAACTGTTTACAACAAGACTCAG TCCTTTGATAAACAGGGTTTCCATGCTGGCACACCACCTCCCTTCAACCTGCCCTCGGCTCTAGGGGGTACAGGACCTCTGAACCCCGGCGGTGCCCCTGGTTACGCTCCAGCTCCGTTCCTGCATATCCtgcctgctcaccagcagcccCACTCTCAGCTGCTGCACCACCACCTCACCCAGGACGGACAG gGTGGGCCGAATCAGAGGAACCAGAGCAGCAGCATGCAGCAGAAGACCCAGGTCAACAAATCCAACTACGGCAGCTCTCCCTACTGGGGCAATTAA